Proteins from one Ignavibacteriota bacterium genomic window:
- a CDS encoding thioredoxin family protein yields MMFRLYILALLFIASGTALAVAPGGAPSATKAPQFSLTDTDGKVHSLADYKGKTIVLEWTNPNCPFVVRHYEKGGMQTLQRDYTAKGIVWLGLNSTHEGHKDFLANAELKDRYTAWEAAMTAVLVDKDGTVGREFGAKTTPHIFIIDGDMNIVYAGAVDDDPRGSNPVAERTIYVRQVLDALLAGQPAPLSSTKPYGCSVKYGS; encoded by the coding sequence ATGATGTTCCGCTTATATATTCTGGCGCTCCTGTTTATTGCGTCGGGCACGGCCCTGGCCGTCGCCCCCGGCGGTGCGCCGTCCGCAACCAAGGCGCCTCAGTTCTCGCTTACCGATACCGATGGAAAAGTCCATTCCCTTGCGGACTACAAAGGCAAAACCATCGTGCTCGAGTGGACCAATCCCAACTGCCCGTTCGTGGTGCGTCACTACGAAAAGGGCGGCATGCAGACGCTGCAGAGGGATTACACCGCCAAAGGAATCGTCTGGCTCGGTCTCAACTCCACCCATGAAGGGCATAAGGACTTTCTGGCCAACGCCGAACTGAAGGACCGCTACACCGCGTGGGAAGCGGCAATGACGGCGGTGCTCGTCGACAAAGACGGCACTGTCGGGCGCGAGTTTGGGGCAAAAACGACACCGCACATTTTCATCATCGACGGCGACATGAACATAGTGTACGCTGGCGCGGTCGACGACGATCCGCGCGGTTCCAATCCGGTCGCGGAGCGCACGATATACGTGCGCCAAGTTCTCGACGCGCTGCTCGCCGGTCAGCCCGCTCCTCTCTCTTCCACCAAGCCCTACGGCTGTTCGGTGAAATACGGCAGTTGA